GCGGAAAGAATGGCCTGAGATTCTCAGGCAGCATGAGCAGGCTCTGGGCATCCAGCTCTTCCTGCAGCTCGGTCCGGATCAATGGATCGGCCCGCGCCCGGAAGCGGTACCGGAGAATGTGGAACGGCGGATCAAGGAATTCCGCCGGCCCCAAGGGGACGCCAGGCCACCCCGTGGCTTTGGCGGGCGTGGTCCCGAGGGGCGCCGCGGCCCGCCGCCAGAGGGGCCTCCCGATGACTTTGCGGAAGGCCCGCCTCCCGGGGGCGGACCTCCAGGCATGCGCGGCTTTCCACCGCCTCGTGAAGGCCCCGGGGAAGAAGATGGTCGTCCCCGGATGGCAGATCGCATGGCCAAGCCCCAGGTGCGTCCCGATTTCCTGATCCGGGGCAAGGGCGGGAATGGCTACTGGGCCGGCATCGATCTTCCTCTTTTCGACCCTCCTCAAGAAGTCCCGCTGCATGCGCTTCTCATCCTGCGCTCGGCCGACCTCTCCGGAAACGGCCTCTTCTTTGATTTGAAGCCATGGGGTGTCGGTGCCTTGGTCGTACTCGGCTTGAGCCTCCTGCTGTGGGCTCCCTTCATCATTGGGATCACCCGCTACGTCTCGCGGCTTTCCAGGGCCACGGAAGCGATTGCGGACGGCAGATTCGAAGCGCGCGTCGGCGTTGAGCGCTCGGACGAATTGGGAAGCCTCGGCGCATCGATTGAATCGATGGCATCACGGCTTGATCGGCTTGTGCGTGGCCAGAAGCGCTTTCTCGGAGATGTGGCTCATGAGCTGTGCTCGCCGCTCGCACGTATCCGCACGGGGCTTG
This portion of the Luteolibacter luteus genome encodes:
- a CDS encoding sensor histidine kinase; this encodes MAKMLVWLLVHLGVLAAVFALFVAWQLRLGLDSLLSGAAGERLKIAGDELATELRASQRKEWPEILRQHEQALGIQLFLQLGPDQWIGPRPEAVPENVERRIKEFRRPQGDARPPRGFGGRGPEGRRGPPPEGPPDDFAEGPPPGGGPPGMRGFPPPREGPGEEDGRPRMADRMAKPQVRPDFLIRGKGGNGYWAGIDLPLFDPPQEVPLHALLILRSADLSGNGLFFDLKPWGVGALVVLGLSLLLWAPFIIGITRYVSRLSRATEAIADGRFEARVGVERSDELGSLGASIESMASRLDRLVRGQKRFLGDVAHELCSPLARIRTGLGVMEYGLSSEQQTRLESIEEDVSELSRLVSEVLAFTKASTAPGSVRLENVEILPIVQLALSRECAGQHSEIRIAPALAVTADRNLFARAVANVLRNARNHGGDDCLVKIAAAPHGDAVELVIADNGPGVDSADLPRLFEPFYRPDAARTREAGGSGLGLAIVRAGVEACGGTVRAEPAAPHGLAVIFRLPVAKYDKSSN